The stretch of DNA CTCCATCAAGGTCCTCCCCAttatcggacccgctcttgctgccatcatcatcgAAAGAGGCCAACGCTCCAACATCAGCTTCATATTCACTAGCCTTTGTTATCTcatcggtaagatcgaaacctcgagcgtggatctcctcgagggtttccccctgggattggcatttggcgagttcagcaatccaatgtgctcgagtttgagcggtctcggcaGCCTCTCTCGCTTGGATTTGAGCGGCTTTAGCATCGGCCtgatagacggccacgatcgcatctgcctcggcctttgcctttttggcttcagatttggcctttgcaagttcggaagccaaccgaacctcgagctcctctatttccTTTGCCTgagccgagctcttctccttcatgcctaaAAGCTAACTTTCAACCGATAaaaattgggctcgagcagcctcttttctgcagcaaagcggtccatactttctttccaccccaaggtctccgccttcatcatGTCAACCTCCTCTCGGAGTTGTtcgatcctctcgaccttctgctgcagctgtgagattgaaatattagccaccattcccgaatcgagcccatgagtttttaagattttcattacctgctcgatcaggttggtctgatctttgtgagccgtggccaactcggctcggaagTCCTTgatcttttcttattttttcccACCGAGAAGGTTTAGGGCATTCCTCTCCTCGGTAAGCCTTTGTATGTCGGCCTCGTACCAACTTAGCTCAGCTCAAGACCGAGAAAATACTTCCCGATGAAGCGCTGAAGCCTAcacagaaagaagaaaataagttaGACAGGAAgaaaaaaatgaacacaagggtaataccaacaaggggagttaaggcttaccctaTTCAGAGCTTGTTGCGCTTCgttgaaaaggctcgatgcctcACCCGAGTCATTCTTCGAGACCTTTAAGTCGCTCAGGCCGGTGGTATCTTCGACCCCAGTAACGTAATCACGGAAGAGGTCTTCCCTTCCGTACCTCCAAAAACGAGAGGAGAAGCGGGGAGCCTCCAACTTTTATTTCCCCAAGTGGATTAGTTGGGGCATTCTCTCCATCTCGAGAGGCCTCGAGACCAGCCCCTACAGCCGTACCCATCGTTGGGTCATTATAGTGGGAGGCATCTTCaatcctcgatgactcggggactttgcccaaGTCTTTACCTGAGATCCCCTCATCTCGAGATGGAGTCTGTGTAGCCTTCATCAATTCAGTGGCCTTTGGGGCCTTGGTGCTTATTCCTACTCGAGCCACCAGTCCGGAgtcgtcttcttcctcttcttcatcttcttcccttagacgccgaacaaAGTTTTCAATCAGAAGGATGATGTTcttcttcggcttacgagccttcttcttcttaggttctggatTCTCAGAGGTTGaggtctttttcctctttttgtccttcgtcggtttcggtgccgggatcgaagtctcctcctcaccatATAGGGGCCTCATGACagcatctttgccaaggcctgtatgaaaggaaattaagtaagaaatgctttaacaaaatcatcaaagacGTAGAAAATGGGCTTACCAtggtttttggcctcccatcggccctcaGATAAATcgtgccatgagcgctcggcatacgtAGAGGTCGAGGCTAGGTCCCGAACCTAACTCTCGAGGTTAGAATTGCACAgggcatccaagcgaccgctacatcacggaaaaggatatcgatgagaagaagtaaaggagcaaaacaataaataggagctaacagtgggattgtacttacgtttcatatttcaTTTCTCAGAAAATGACATattctcggccgggattaggtcggaagtcctcatttgaacgaaccggcccatccagcctcggtccttatcatcatctatgctcgagaacaacaccttggtagcccgacgctgaagttttattaacccgcctcgatagaggcgagggctgtacaacctgatgaggtgatcgagggtgaaaggcatcccctcgactttgctcatgAAAAATCGAAGCAGAATAACAATCTGCCAAAAGGAGGGATAGATTtgacctagggttatttgataccTGCGGCAaacttccacgtgggtagtgatgtcTTCCCCGGGGGCCAAAATCACCACCTATTTGCCTTCCCAGTAGCAGTTTTTCTTCACCTGCTTAAGGAAGCTCTCAGTTACCGAGCATATATACCTAGAcattggctcgcatcgaccagggaCCGGCGAAGTTTTGTCGGTCTTAAAGTCGAAAGTGAGGACGtaccccccgggaacacactcctcagggcgCGGCTCCACCGGCGTTTTGTCGCCGGCCGGCCGCGATGAAGAAGCattttccttttgaggaacaaTTTTTGACATTTTCGCCatttggatttgaagttaaaaatagatggagatgataagatttggtgttctatgaagaggttagcagtgaaaatcgtagatttgcagatgaagaacttagaagatgtaaaaagctttggagattagaaaAGGTTGAAGGTAAAGTTTGAAAGAGTGTAAAAAGATGCCTATTTATGGGATTCACGGCGACGGTTCAAgggcactagtggccgaccaccaactgaTACACATTAATAACTTGAGAAACTGTCGACGGGACGTTTCGATCACTTCTGTCGCTTACGTCACGGCGGTGACATCATGGCAGGTCGAGGTAAAAATCGAAGGTTCAATttgtttcttgtcattacactccaaaaaatgaggggtcTATATGTATACGGTTAAAGTCGAGCCCACCCAATATTTCTATCTGACCGGGACTAGGGAGCTACATCGAAGGTCGGCCCCGTAGTGGATCAGACCAAGGTACGAGTATAAGGTACCAAGTTCGGGATTCAAGGTACCTGTCAAGATCGAGGACAGCAGCGATCGAGACCGAATGAGACATGCATCGAGCAAGATCAAAGATAATATAATAACAGAAAGGCAAAATATCCGcgactggtcgaagatcatggcggaAATTTCGGAACTGATCAAATTaggaacggttaattagctaatcatgggattttcttctgtaattagagttataccataagtaggaTTCCTCTACgatataaaggggagtattaaccatttgtaagggacattgttctcgcataaaaaagctaatataacgctctctctttagcttatactTTCTTGTTCATCAGTTTGCTTTATTTTTAACTGttttggtatcaatcagttcGAAGGCACCCTAGCTAGAGGGTTGAATTCCGTTGTAATACTGgttcgctttactttatagttaatttctgttattaatcttcacatttatcaattggtattaggtgaaatCACATGTACTtaaaaccacattataagtttaattgttatccaattttaagggtaatcAGAAAAAAAATGCCTAATTTAGAGGCTAATTTTACTGGATAGTCCTGGATAAATTAATCTACCTATATTAAGTCAACTATTCTTTTACATACATTTGTCAAAAGATTATGTATCAAAAGATTATATATTGACTAATATAGAAGTGGAACACGATTTCAGCCAATTATactataataatataattaaggtCGTTTGAAATTTAAAATGTGATAAGGACAAGTCCATATTATACTGTGGAAATTCGATGACTTATCAAATCACTCTCAAGAGTCCCTTTCATAATAGAGTCATCTTACGATAAGGCATTAAGGCTGATAATTAAGTTGTTCCCCACTCGTACCTAACTCAATTCCTGTGCACTATTTATGTTTTATGGGGGAAACTGTCTTCCACATTTTGTCatcctattttttattttatttttattttttaattttccgtCTAGTGCCGGTGCCGGTTTCTCATATTAGGATCCTGACTAATTCGAATTTGCTCCTCGTAATTAAGATGAATTAAATAAAAATGCTCTATACCAGGATTCTTTTCATTCATAGGACTTAAATCCGAAATTTTTAATTAAGAACGGATAGATCATATTTATCCCACCAAAGCCCTTGGCCGTGTCATCTTCTTGACTATaggaaaatttaaaattttaccaAAACAAATTCGTATAATTTTAAGTCAAAGGTTTTTACTCTCTctgtttatttttacttgtccattTTGACTTGGCACGCTCCTTAacaaacaataaataaaataataattttactaAATTACCTCTAATTATAATATGTTGAGAAATGAATTTGAAATGATCAATAGTATTAATAATAAGGATAAAATAGGTATAAAACGGTGAATTATCTCTTTTTATTACAAATTGGACAACCAAAAATGGACATCTTTTTTAGTACGGAAAAAGGGCTACATATACCCCTGTACTATCAGAAAAGGTTTAAATGTACCCTCGTCATACTttgagtccaaatatacccctatcgctatactattggttcaaatatacccctcttccGTTAAGTTTGTCCAAAGTGGACATCCAATCTTACGTGGCACTAGcatttgatgaggtggatgccACATGGCTTGCCACCTCAGCGCCCCTAACCCATTTTACCcctcctttttattttatttttcaccaCTAAATTTTTCTTCCCCTCTACCACTATTGTCACCATTACCGTTAccataaaaaatattgtattccaaatttTAATCTTTTATATATGGATTAAGGGCGCTGAGGTGGCATGTCATGTggcatccacctcatcaaatATTACTGAAACGTAGGATTGGATATCTATTTTGGACAAACTTAACggaagaggggtatatttgaaccaatagtattacgcaggggtatatttggaccaaaagtataacgaagggtatatttaaatattttctcatagtacaggtgtcacgacccaattccattataggccgtgatggagtccaacaccgttgttaggcaagccaacactgattaATCTAGTGGTTTCCCGTTTTTGataagttgctaggtgaataacATTCCTCATTGTTAAAAGAGTTAGGAATTTATAGATGTAAAATAATTAAACGAAGGCAACTGAGTGCAAATCGTAATCATAATAATAAATCCAAATTCATAAGTCTACTAGCCTGTGTCAAGATCTGGTATTATAAGTAtgtgggctactagtagaatatacaaaagatctctactccactgtctgaaatagaatagacaaaaaataaatcaaaagagagactccggctGCTGCTGAACGACtaggaagggcagctcaccgtgtggTCTAGAAGTTAAGCGTGCGCGCCGGATTGCTAACCAGATGTACccgcctcagatcctgcacaccaagtgcagaagtgtagcgtgagtacataaacaacatgtacccagtaagtattcagtctaacctcgaagaaatagtgacgaggggtcgactttgacacttactatgggctaaaacTACTATGCCAGAATTTATAAATAAGAATGGATTTCGTGAATAATACTGGAAACTCAATAAcatgaaataataaataattctttcacaagtAACTAAGTCCCGAATTTATTTTCATCATTCAACAATTTATAGCTCAAGCCAATGAAGTAATATCATTTATAAATGATTCCAAAGAtgtatcatgcgcaaattatacAGAGGTTGTACGGACCGAtctaacataaatatttaaactgtgcactgccgagggtcgaacggctcgaaccatagatgcatatatctgctaccgaggcgttcagcccgctccacaaagaaaaatactttaaagaaacataaattctcaataacagtcaagtgttccattctcaacttcaagtaagtgaaatttaaccttttaaaatTCTTTTATAAGTTTTCAATCtaaattaagcaattaaattaataTTTAGGGGTGCAAACAtctcaagtatagcatgatatgggtcctaaactacccggataatagcataattagtagctacgtacgtactctcgtcacctcgtgcgtacgtagcccccacaaatagaaacacatgttaatcaattcacctatggggacaattccctcttacaaggttagaaaagagacttaccttgtctcaaagcctactttccggtTCAAGATTGTGCTTAAACCCTCAATTTGGCGTCAAACGACTtgcaactagtcaaatattatttaaaataattaatacacgcttaaaagttcatatcccAACTATCTAAGTCATTTCCCAAGCCTATTtgcaaaattcctaaaattcaccccctggcccacgtgcccggattcttgaaatgtttgaaagaagttgttacccataatctcatgaactcaaatatataatttttactagaTTTCATAAcgaatttcatgattaaatctcatttttataaaaacacctaggttttcacctaaatccATAATTGTCACTAAtgtacatgttataatctacccataaactatgtatttaacacacattgtatagaaattacttacctcaaagtgttaggtgaaattccctctctaagagctccaaaaatctcccaacaatggaaataaaagagccaaaatgactaagtcccgttttaaaagagacctcactgcctccagcgatctcgcacctgcagtCGCAGGGCCGCACCTGCGTTGTTGCTTATGCGGacaaaagtccgcttctgcgaaagtgCCTAGGCAGGCTGGCTCCGCTTTCGCAGACagggtcccgcttctgcggaggttGGGGCGCACCTGCGGATCCTGGGCTGcccttccttggccgcttctgcgagctcgcacctgcgactggccaagcgcaaATGCGATTATGACAACAACTAGGAGCTTTAGCTATTGCTCCCAATTTTCAACTTGGTCTGAgactcgtccgattgacactcggggatCCCGTTGCCCCacccgaacataccaaaaagtttgaaatcataaaacggactcactcGAACTCTGGaaacgcccgaaacaacattaaaactaagaatcacaccccgaAACCAATGAATCaaatttatgaacttcaagttcttcaatttactcctaATGCGCTGAAACGtatttaaactactcggaatgacaccaaattttgcgtgcaagtcttaaatgacattacagaactattacTGTTCTCGAATTtctatttggacctcgatatcaccaaaaccctctccaaaacaaatttaaagaacttctaaaaccttcaaagaaccagctttcactattaggcgccaagaggctcccaggtcatccaaaacccaatctgaacatacgcccaagtccgaaatcatcatacaaacatattggaaccgtcaaatcccgattccgagatcgtttactcaaaatattgaccggagTCAAACTTATcctttaaggctaacttaaggaaccaagtgttccgatttcaacccgaaccctttcaaatcccgaaccaacaatCCCCgcagtcataaaacagtaaaagcatgtacgggAAGTCTTACTTAGGGGAACGAgtttctagaaagcaaaacaatcggtcgggtcgttacattctccacttcttaaacaaacgtttgtcctcgaacgggtttagaatcatacttggagtacTGAACAAGTGAgaatatctgctctgcatgtcctccttggACTCCCAAGTTGCCTtgtcgactggttggcccctccactgaaccctTACCgcgaaaatcctcttggaccgCAACTGGAAAACTGCCTATCAATAATGGCAATTGGCTTCTCCTCATAACCTatgctctcatctaactgaatcgtgctgaagtccaacacatgtgacaggtcggcatgatacttctggagcatggatacatggaaaattggatgaacgcctgatagactaggtagcaaagcaagctcgtaagtaacctccccaactcgtttcaacacctcaaataggcctataaaccttgggctcaacttgcccttcttcccgagcctcatgattcccttcatcggcgaaatcttcattagaactttttcacctaccgtaaatgataaatcacgcgccttctgatccgcgtaactcttctttATAGACTGTGtcatgcgaagtcgctcctgaatcaactttaccttttccaaggcatccttcaccaaattagtaccatataacttatcctcgccgggctcaaaccacccgatgggagaacgacgtcgctgaccatataaagcctcaaatggatccatctcgatgctggactggtaCCTGTTATTGTAAACAAACTCGGCCAAGGGCAAGAATAGATCCCAcagccctccaaagtcaatcacaaatgctctgagcatgtcctccaagctCTGAACtgtccgtcggtctgtggatgaaatgctgtgctgagctctactcgggtccccaactcactctgtattgctctccaaaaatgttaggtgaactgagggcctctgtctgatatgatggaaacaggcacaccatacAATCGAAATATctactgaatataaatctgggccaacctgtctgaagtataagtagtcaCAACTGGGATGAAgtgcgccgacttggtcaatctgtcaacaatgacccaaactgcatcgaacttccgtaaggtccgcggcaacccaactacaaaatctatagtaatgcgctcccacttccactcaggtatagtcatctgctgaagtaggccatctggcctctggtgctcatacttaacctgctggcaatttaggcatttAGCTACAGACtcgactatgtctttcttcatccgccaccaTCAATAATActgtctcaggtcacgatacatcttcgtagcacctggatgaatggaataccgagagctgtgtgcttcctctagaatcctctccctcaagccatcgatgttaggaacacataggcgaccctggagtcgcagaacaccatcctcaccgatagtaacctccttggcatcaccctATAGTACCGTATCTCTGAGAATGATCAAGTGtagatcatcaaactgtcgggcCCTAAtatgctccaatagtgaagatcGAGGAaagacacatgcaagaactcggttgggctctaaaatatccaacctcaccagcctgttagccaaggactgaatgtccaaagctagtggcctctcctttgctgaaatggatgccaagctacccatactctctccCTTTCTATTCAAGGCATCCACAACTACATtcaccttgcccggatgataaagaatggtgatatcataatccttcagtaactcaagcaatctgcgctgcctcaaattaagatccctttgcctgaacaaatgctgcaagctgcgagaTCAATCTAAACCTCGCAGGAtactccataaagataatgcctccagatcttaagagcatgaacaatcgcgaccaactccaaatcatgcacaagataatttttctcatggggcttcagatGACGTGAAACATACgcaataacttgcccctcctgcatcaatacacaacccaaaccaatgcgtgaattgtcgcaatacacaatatacatccccgagccggaaggtaacactagaacgggcgttgtagtcaaagctgtcttgagcttctggaaactcacctcacaatcatcggaccaacggaacggagcacccttctgggtcaatctagtcaaaggtgctgcaatagatgagaaaccctccacaaaccaatgataatagcctgctaaccccaagaagcttcTGATCTCAGTCGTCGTAGTAGGACGaggctaactctgaactgcctcaatattcttggggtccaccttaataccctcgcctaatacaacatgccccaggaatgctacagaatctagccaaaactcacacttggagaacttagcatatagcttctgttcctgcaaggtctgaagcaccactctcaaatgttgctcgtgctcctccatgctacatgagtaaatcaaaatgtcaccaatgaagacaatgacaaacaaatcaatgtAAGGCCTGGacaccttgttcat from Nicotiana tomentosiformis chromosome 11, ASM39032v3, whole genome shotgun sequence encodes:
- the LOC138902120 gene encoding uncharacterized protein; protein product: MKEKSSAQAKEIEELEVRLASELAKAKSEAKKAKAEADAIVAVYQADAKAAQIQAREAAETAQTRAHWIAELAKCQSQGETLEEIHARGFDLTDEITKASEYEADVGALASFDDDGSKSGSDNGEDLDGGEVSPEEN